TAATCTCTAGGACCCGGTTTAGAAGAAACTAGGGGTGTTACTTGAGCAGAGTCAGGGTTTGATAAACATACCTATTGCCATTCCTGCTCACTCGGCACGTCACCACTCGTTTCAACCATGTGTACATCTCACTTACGCACTTAAATCTTGAATAAAAGCCCACAGTAAAACGTCGACCAGCTCAACTATGTCGACTCCCCTTCTCGTCACTGGAGCACCGGGTTACCCGGTTTGTAGCAAGAGTCAAGGTTTCTGCGCGATGGAACCTCAGTCTTCATCCGTGATGGGTGCCTCTTCCACGCTGCGAATGGCCCTGTTGACTGAATTGATTGCTTGGGGATCTTAATAGGATTGATATCTAGAGGGCTTATATAGGTACTGGAAGAGCGGCGCTCTGGAGGCAAGACAAAACGAGAGTCCAGAATCTACCAGCCAAACTGCTTATGCTTCCCTTCGTCATCTATAACTTTCAAGAATAGATCCTTGTTATTGCCCTCTACGGCCGCACGAGCAATCACCCTCCCACCGGCATCGGCATCCTTGTGGCCGTGGAAATTCCCAAACGCCGTGCGGCAGTACCCCGGTTCCACCAGGACCGTTGGAATGTTTTCGTCACGCAGGGCGATCATATCGACAGCGGAGAACATGTTGACAGCAGACTTGCTGCTCCGGTAGACAGGGAATCTATAGTTCCAGGCATTGTAAGGCGATGTCTCCGTTAGGGCAACGCCAAACATGCCCAGGCCACTGGTGACGGTGACGATGCGACGTTGTGGGAATGTAGAAGcgcgcagcagcggcaggaaTGTCTCGTTCATCACCGCAACGCCAAAGACATTGGTTTCAAACACATCGCGCAGGTCTTCGCGGAGGGTGGCATTGTCTCCTTTTGGCGATCGGGCGATCCCGGCGTTGTTGACCAGCACATCAAGACGGCCGAATTTCGCCTTGACGATGGCCGCTGCGGCCTGGATTTTCTCGTCACTAGTCAGATCAATGACCACTGGCGTAAAGTCTGCAGCAGCGTCGGACCCGCTTGCAGCCGCAATAAGCTGGATGGCCTCCGCTGCTTTCTCGGCGGAACGGGCGGCGACAACTAGGTGGTATGCCTGTTGCTGGGCGAGCACTTTGAGGGCTTCGTGGCCGAGGCCCTGGTTGCCGccggtgacgaggatgactGGCTTGGAGGACATTCTGTAGTTATCAAGACAATTGCCACTCAACTGCCTCTGTTTTATATGTTAGGGCTTCCCCCCGGAATTAAGGACCGCTATGTCCGGTGATGGTGTGGGTTTATTCATCGCCGCTGTTATCCCCGACAGCAGGATAAGACACCGGATGATGACAGGGGTCTAGCAGCTACTAAGCAAGGCCAATGATGAACGAAGTAGAGTATTGATTCAGCCAATCAGGAGTCTTGTTTGGAACGTCTTGTTGGGAACTGCACGAATTGCTTAAGGATAGCGGCCAAGACAATGAAGATGCCCGTGTTGACTGGCAATGGCCCCATCCCTTGCTGAGGATTGGACGAAGGTTCCTCTCGCAGTCCCCTGTGGGTTCACACGCGTTATTGGAGTACACATATCATGTTGAGCCACTAAACGCCATAGTTACATGACTTGTTTCTAACAACCGGTACTATCATCAAATAGCTGCTGCTTAACCAACAATCCATTCATGTGTTTGTGCATCACCCCAAGTGCCTGCCAAAAGGTAGCCATCCTCAGGCAATTCCACAACATGCAGGTTCCTGTTGAAAGTAGCAGCCCTCATACCTCCTGTGCTAATGTATCGCCCATAATGGACTCCATCTTCACTTGTCTGTAGGGCGACCAACGCACATTGGGCGGATATTTGATCAGGAAGGGCTGACCGTAGGATGATTCCATACGCCTCGCCCTGGCTGAGATTGATTGGAACCGTCCCTTTCAAGTGCAGAAATGAcagctcctcatcgtctgGCTCTGTCGCTTGGCTGCCAAAGTCCGAACCCAAGTCGTCGGGATTAGCATAGGGCTTAGAATCATCAAGCCACTTCTTCCAGTTCATCTGGCTTTGGTCAGGGTCGGATCGCTTTGACTTGGCCAGTGCCAGATCGAACAGGTCGGAAGACAGAGCTATCAGCGAAGGATAAATTGTGACGTGGAGGCCCCGGGGCGTGATATTTCCAGAATCGTTGACAAGCGGAGCAAATTCGCCAGTAAATCGACATGTTGTCATTGCCCATCCCATTCCGTATTCTTCAAATCTGGGGCCCTCAAGGAAGAGCACGTCTTGGGGAAACATATCCAGCATGCTGTATAACTTCCGCATTCGGTCATCGGAGTCCTTGATCTTGAGGATCTTGCTGACATCCAGACTCAGGAGACCTGCTAGGACAGTCGGACGATCACggtccttgctgctggatcgtGTAGCCACATTGAACCAGTTCCAAGCAATTATTTTGCCCTGGGCCTTGGTACCTCCATTATTGACGACAAAGCGATGGAATGGAGAGGCATAGTCGGTGGGTTCTTGAAAGTACGAATACCAAGAGACTGCGGCCATCGTGGCAATTCCCTCTTGGAAGATGGGGATTTCTCCTCGGTCGACTTTGGTCAGGAGCATGAAGGGGATGGTACCGATATTGATTGCCTTGTCGGACAACAGCACGAATAGCTTGTCTGTTGCGGCCAATCCTTCTTGGAGCGTCCATAACCGACGAATCCAGCCGGAGCAGTACAGAACTCTCAGGCAAATTTCCATTTTATTAGACGAGCTCGAGTCGACCAGCATCAGCTCCGAATCGAGAATCAAGTTCCGAGAGGCTGTGACCTCAGTCAGGTTAGCGACGTAATATAAAAGCTGCTACAGCCCGCACTGACCACCAGTATAAACATCGCGGATGCGTTGAATTGCCAGGCTTCGCACATCATTACGGTGTGGTATGCATAGTGTATCAATCCATACCAGCACAGAATTGTCTCCACGTCGGATCGCTTTGGCTGCGAAGTGGCCAAATTGAGCGGCCCCAGTGTACAGGGGTCCATATACCTTGTCATCATAGCCAGGAATGTATTCTCTGTCACTCAGTAGGCGCAGGGCCCGTTGGTAAAGAAACTCCAATTGGCAGTGTGGGAGAGAGTTGCCCTGGGGATTGCCTAGTCCGTCAGCCCATACATGAGAGATCGCTACATATGGCCTGTGAGTGCGATTCTTCACGACCTCGAGCTTATACTGCGGGTTCCCAAGCTCGTCCTCCCCACAGAACCTGATCCTTACAAGAGGGATTCCTCCGTCCAGAAGCACTCTATGTAGCTGTTCAATGTCTGCGTGGATGTGTGAGCAGCTGCAATCGTCTTGCACATGGCGAGTAATATAGTTGCTCTCATCTATATTGTCCGCTATGCATTCCGTCTTTATACAAGAATCATGCGTTCTCTTGTTCCAGCTAGGCTTGGGACGATGTAGTTGCAGCAGGTAAGCCTGGGTATCTAGGTAGATGCCGGCTTCGCAACACTTCTCTGCATCCAGGGGGCACCATCCATTGAATAATGGCAGACGCTCCAGCTCTGTGCGGGTAAGAGACCACACTCCTATCAAGCGGGGGCTGGTCTGTGGTCCATCTCGCTTGACCGCAACGTTCCAGAGAGCATGGCTGGCCAGGCGAATAGCCAAGGACATTCCGTCCCCGATGAAACGGATGTAGCTGGGAAGAAGTTCGAGGACTTTGTTCACAATCTCGACAGTTCGGGCTCCGCGGTTGTTGTTCTTCCAatcctccatatcctcaACGTATTTGTGCAGATATCTTGTCGTGATGTAGTACCCCTGGCCTTCGCTCTCGTCATCACGGAGGATAATGAAGTCGGACTGATCCAGCCGGTCACCGAAGACATAGTGCAGCATGCCAAAGTAGAGCCAGGACTCCATGCTCGATTGGTATTGAAACAAGTACTCCAACTCGTCGGGCAGTTTCACGAAAGGAATATGGCGTGCAAGCCAGTTCTCTGCTCCAGGTCcgtccagccagccactaCGAGAGGGAAACGTATCCCAATCGCCTCCATCGTAGAGCGGGCCGTCATACTCAATCCGAAGGGGCCTCGGAGGGGCGCCAGGATAAAATAAATGATCCGCCATTTGGACTGCTGTCCCTTCTCGAGTGTTGCAAGAAGACTCTGAGATCTGACCCCGCTCAGCTGAGAGAAATGCTCGTGCGCTAAGTAAGCAGTTAGTAGTACGAGCTGAACAAGCCACTCATCGCGTGCAACGTACGGACTTTCAGCCTCGCATGTTAAACCAGCCTGCACTgactactagtatagttttctcttccttcagTCCTGTTGCCGGGCTTAAGACTATAAAACCACACATTGGTCGGGATCGAAGGATTAGATAGTAGCCTTAGGGTTCAACCGAATCTTATATAACGGCAATCACGATATTCATATTGTCCACTGCATGATCAAAATAAAGCCAAACTAAATGAGAACAGCATAAACGAACGACATCAACGATCGACTATCTAAGCCCTCAGGATAAACAGATCCTCCAGCCTAGCACTCAAACTCAATCTTGCACTGAGCATCGGTAGCAATCCCAATACCATAGAAATCAGAGTCGGCACCGGTAGGCGGCAGGCCGTCAATATGGCCTGCGTCGGCGTAAGAGCCGTGGCATTCCCTGGAGAGAGATCAGTATTTGCACGTGGTATTTAAACAGAGGGCCTTATTGGGGCATACCTGAAGGAGTTGATGTTGCAGGTCGCAGCCCACCCAAATGTGTCGTCGAGCCCGTCGCCTGAGATGTCCGCAATGTCGGTGCAGGCACCCGCGTCACCGGTCAATTCGCCGATTTTATCACCGTCACCGTTATACAGGAAGACGCCGCTCATGCCACCCTGGGGGCCCAGGCCAACCACGGAGTTGCTGGTCAGATAGCCGACAGCAGAGCAGGTGGCTGCAAGGGTGGCTGGGAGGCACGAGGCCATGAACAGTGCTGGGACAGTAGACTTGAACATATTGCTTGGGGAGGACCGATTCAAGATGTAGAAGAGGATTTATGTAGATGATTCAAGAGTAGGAGAGGATTGATGCTTGAGTGCTGGTGATGAATGGCTTGGATAACTGCGAGCACCATGGTCTTTATATACCTGTGTCTGGCATATATTTCTATAGAATTGAAGATTCCACGGGTTATACAGATCCCTATTCATGACGCTGGCCAAGCTATCTTGGCTTGTATAACAATCCTTTAAGGATGATCTTCAAGCCATATCCGGTAAACCAGGATGCCCAGACTGTACGGGGCAGAATGGCGCTTTTGTCAGGCACCGGGGTACGCCTGTGAAACTGGGGGCCAGGGCTAAACGCCCACTCACAGGCTGTTCTTCTGGCATGTCGTGGATCTTGTTGTGATCAGCGGGGGCCAGCTATTCTTGGCGGGGGCCAAGAGATGGTTGGCCGTTGCACTCCAGCTCTACTCTGTATGGAGTAATGCATATCGGTACCTAGCGGAGAATGTTCTTTCGAAGTTGCGCCCTGGGAGTGGCGTGCAATGACTCTACAGATGGTTCCAAACAGAAGGACCCTCAGGGCAGGGATGACCCAGTAGTATCTACCCCGTATATTCACAGACTCTGACACTGCCTCATGCAGGTCGGGGGCCAAAGTGCAGCGTTAAGCTTGAGAGAGCTTCCCGGTCTATGTATCAGAGGTGCAACCGTAGAACAAAACATGAACAAGAGCATGGCAGCTAATATACAAAGGGCATAGGTAAATTAAGATGAGATTTAATAGATTCATTAGAGAGTATCTTTTCTTATCATACAGATAAAGACATGGAACACGTATGAGATAGTAGGGCGGCAAGGTCCCATCGACCAAGGACACCAGGAATACTGGCTGCACCTGGTTTGCTGCAGGGTCGATATGCCGTGGTGGAGGAATCACAAAATGGGCATGAAGAGGGTGATAATACACCTTTCTGCTAATTATCTCGCTCTATTATGTAATTAAAGATATTGTGATTATACTGTCATGGATCATGATCCTAGCAATGGCTATATTCCTGGATGCCCCAATCCGTGGATATAGAAAAGTCTCCTCGGCATATAATGGGAAGTACAGGGCGGAGCTGCTGCCCCCGGGAAGTGGCCTCCTGGGGAAGCGCGGTGCAAGAGTCCGCAAGTAATATATTGAACAGGGTATATTAGTCCTTCACTGGTATACCACTCCGTCGTCCGGTGTGGTGACATCCGCGGCCGAAAACGCGCAGTGCCCAATCGCGCCTGGTTGACAGGGCTCGACACCCCATTGCAGAAGCCGGTATTCAATATCGAATTCGTCATCCTCCGTTTTGGCCCGCGGATGGCAGGCTGCAGCGATGGCAAGGCTGCAGCCCCCGGCAATCGGCATCCCTGATTTAAACCTCCTGCAGCCCATCAAAAGCAAAGCGGCCGGCAGAAGAATGCCGACGCAAAGAGTGATGAGAATTGCAAGTGGCGAGTACCCAAGTGCCATGATATCGGAATAAGGGTACCTCCTTGTCGGCTCGTCGTAGGCATTAGCGCTCACCAGAAATATACTCTGTGATATAAGCCAATGTATCAAAGCAGACAAAGTAATAAGGGGCAATCCGTAACGATATGGCAGAGACAGGAAGTGCGATGTGCGCTGGTAACCCTGGGGAGAAGTGGAAACACGGAGTCCCTTTCTACCTTGAGAGAAAGTATCCCATTCACCTGCAAGGGTCATGTTGGTGAGGATTCCGTTAGACAAGACATAGAGGACCGAGTAGATAAGTTGAGGGATATTCGCAATAAGAACATTGGGAACCAGTTCTTCGGGCCAATTCAGATCATTAACCATAGTATTTTGCTGCACGGCTCCAAGGCCAGAGTCCCAAACACCAT
Above is a window of Aspergillus puulaauensis MK2 DNA, chromosome 2, nearly complete sequence DNA encoding:
- a CDS encoding uncharacterized protein (COG:S;~EggNog:ENOG410PXCI;~InterPro:IPR010730;~PFAM:PF06985), with protein sequence MADHLFYPGAPPRPLRIEYDGPLYDGGDWDTFPSRSGWLDGPGAENWLARHIPFVKLPDELEYLFQYQSSMESWLYFGMLHYVFGDRLDQSDFIILRDDESEGQGYYITTRYLHKYVEDMEDWKNNNRGARTVEIVNKVLELLPSYIRFIGDGMSLAIRLASHALWNVAVKRDGPQTSPRLIGVWSLTRTELERLPLFNGWCPLDAEKCCEAGIYLDTQAYLLQLHRPKPSWNKRTHDSCIKTECIADNIDESNYITRHVQDDCSCSHIHADIEQLHRVLLDGGIPLVRIRFCGEDELGNPQYKLEVVKNRTHRPYVAISHVWADGLGNPQGNSLPHCQLEFLYQRALRLLSDREYIPGYDDKVYGPLYTGAAQFGHFAAKAIRRGDNSVLVWIDTLCIPHRNDVRSLAIQRIRDVYTGASRNLILDSELMLVDSSSSNKMEICLRVLYCSGWIRRLWTLQEGLAATDKLFVLLSDKAINIGTIPFMLLTKVDRGEIPIFQEGIATMAAVSWYSYFQEPTDYASPFHRFVVNNGGTKAQGKIIAWNWFNVATRSSSKDRDRPTVLAGLLSLDVSKILKIKDSDDRMRKLYSMLDMFPQDVLFLEGPRFEEYGMGWAMTTCRFTGEFAPLVNDSGNITPRGLHVTIYPSLIALSSDLFDLALAKSKRSDPDQSQMNWKKWLDDSKPYANPDDLGSDFGSQATEPDDEELSFLHLKGTVPINLSQGEAYGIILRSALPDQISAQCALVALQTSEDGVHYGRYISTGGMRAATFNRNLHVVELPEDGYLLAGTWGDAQTHEWIVG
- a CDS encoding uncharacterized protein (SECRETED:SignalP(1-20)); the encoded protein is MFKSTVPALFMASCLPATLAATCSAVGYLTSNSVVGLGPQGGMSGVFLYNGDGDKIGELTGDAGACTDIADISGDGLDDTFGWAATCNINSFRECHGSYADAGHIDGLPPTGADSDFYGIGIATDAQCKIEFEC
- a CDS encoding uncharacterized protein (COG:Q;~EggNog:ENOG410PW7K;~InterPro:IPR036291,IPR002347;~PFAM:PF08659,PF00106,PF13561;~go_process: GO:0055114 - oxidation-reduction process [Evidence IEA]), which encodes MSSKPVILVTGGNQGLGHEALKVLAQQQAYHLVVAARSAEKAAEAIQLIAAASGSDAAADFTPVVIDLTSDEKIQAAAAIVKAKFGRLDVLVNNAGIARSPKGDNATLREDLRDVFETNVFGVAVMNETFLPLLRASTFPQRRIVTVTSGLGMFGVALTETSPYNAWNYRFPVYRSSKSAVNMFSAVDMIALRDENIPTVLVEPGYCRTAFGNFHGHKDADAGGRVIARAAVEGNNKDLFLKVIDDEGKHKQFGW